One part of the Chroogloeocystis siderophila 5.2 s.c.1 genome encodes these proteins:
- a CDS encoding response regulator, with translation MLPLSCQSSTLRVLIADDHELTRFSLKLALANQENIELVGLASNGLEAVEMVQRHHPDVIILDLQMPVMDGLSASNQIKDIAPGTQIIAYSSLEEPKLRESNQLNNMDAFCRKDTSTPELIALVREIGNRNIK, from the coding sequence ATGTTACCCTTGTCTTGTCAGTCTAGTACCTTACGCGTTTTAATAGCTGATGACCACGAGCTAACCCGCTTTAGTCTCAAGTTAGCATTAGCGAATCAAGAAAATATTGAGTTAGTTGGTTTAGCAAGCAATGGCTTAGAGGCGGTGGAAATGGTACAACGCCATCATCCTGACGTAATCATTCTTGACTTGCAAATGCCAGTCATGGATGGCTTGAGTGCTTCTAACCAAATTAAAGATATTGCTCCAGGTACTCAAATTATTGCGTACTCATCTTTAGAGGAACCAAAACTACGCGAAAGCAACCAACTTAACAATATGGATGCTTTTTGCCGAAAAGATACCTCTACTCCAGAATTAATTGCTTTGGTACGCGAGATCGGCAATCGTAATATTAAATAG